A genomic window from Nicotiana sylvestris chromosome 11, ASM39365v2, whole genome shotgun sequence includes:
- the LOC138881818 gene encoding uncharacterized protein, whose product MIKKLPPLWKDFKNYLKYKCKEISLEDLIGRLRIEKDNKAAKKRGRGTSTIMGANIIEDTSQNKRKRKHASGSKSNPSKKRFNGNWEAFATYAPVGPEETLSMGNAATAKIEGCGKIFLKMTSGKVVISKNEMFVGKGYLTKGLFKLNVMIVENNNKISVSSYLLESNEL is encoded by the exons ATGATTAAGAAGTTgcctccgttgtggaaggatttcaaaaattatttgaaatacAAATGCAAGGAGatatcccttgaagatctcattggtCGATTGAGAATCGAAAAGGACAACAAAGCTGCTAAAAAGAGAGGTCGTGGAacctcaacaataatgggagcaaacattattgaggatacttctcaaaataagagaaagaggaagCATGCTTCTGGATCGAAAagtaacccaagcaagaagcggttcaacgGAAATTG gGAAGCCTTTGCAACATATGCTCCTGTTGGACCTGAAGAGACactttctatgggaaatgctgcaaccgccaagattgaaggatgtgggaagatctttctGAAGATGACTTCTGGTAag gttgtaataagtaagaacgaaatgtttgtaggaaaaggttacctcactaagggccttttcaagctgaatgtaatgattgttgagaataataataaaatttcagtttcgtcttacttacttgagtcaaatgaattatga